The DNA region CCCCGCTTCGACAAACTGCTCGTCCCTCAGCCTGACAACGGCGAGCAAACGTGGCCAACATTCATAAAGCCGGGGGTCTGGCCAGGAAGCAGGGGGATCATCACCATGAAGAGGCGCGCGTTGTGCGGCGGAGCTGCGCCGCAGACTGGGACAGCGCCGCCGGACAGGCACCTACTTGTCAAGCTGCGAAGCAGAGGCGACATAACGCGGATGACCCGGAAGCCGTCTCACCGGGAACAGTCCAGCCGGACGCGGAAGCTGGGGGCAGGGGTGGTATAGGCCACGCGGCCCTCCTTCAGGTAACCCGCCGTCATCTTGCGGGGGTTGAGCGAGACCACCAGCTTCGCGGGGGCGGGAACGCTGGAGGCGGAGGCGCGCGCGTCCTGCGTGTGGAACCGGAGCTGGTACGTGACGCCTCCCGCTTGGGCAACGCCCTTGTCAATGAGGGGCTCTTGCGCCGCCCGCTCCTGAAAAACGAAGGTGTTGCCGTCGGCGCCGACCAGCTCAATGGCTTCCAGGCCGGTGTCCTGCAGGCTGGTCCTGGTCGCGGTGCCGTTGCGCAGCTCGGCGGTGACGCCCCAGCCGGGGCCGTACCCGGCGTCCGCGCCGATCGGCTCAACCTTCCGGACTGTCAGCCGCCAGACCCCGTTGAAGAGGGTGTCGCCGACGCAGCCTTCCAGCGCTGTGCGTTGACTGGCTCCCCCAGGTGCGGTGGCCGGCGCCACGCCCGTGCCCAGCGTCAGGGTGTTGCCCTTCAGGCGGCTCGGAATGCCCAGCTGCTTCAGCGCCGAGAGCGGCACGTAGGTCTGGCCACCCACCACGAGGGCCTGGGCCGGCGTCACCTGCCCGTTGACCACCAGCGCGTACCTCTGCGCGGCGGCCACGGAAGAGAGGGCGAGGGAGAGAAAGGCCAGGACGTGCATTTTCAGGTATGACATGGTGACTCCCAGGTGGGGAGGCCGAATCGCGTCAACGGGATGTTCAGCTTTTGCAGGTTGACTTTCAGATCGGCGTACAGCTGGCGGTCGATGCCGTACTGTTTGGCCTGGCTGGGACAGGTGCGGGCGTGATTCGCCAGAACGGCCCCGCCGAAGACGTTTCCCATCAGCACGGTGATCCGGGCCCTTCCGGCGGTCCACGTCCACGTTGATGGCGTCTGCCCCAGGAGGACTGAGCGGCGCGCTGAACTCCGGGTGCGCTGCGACGCAGGTGCGGGCATCCGCGTCGTCCTGGGCGCTTTGCCGCACCTGCCGGGCCTTCTGGTCGGCAAGGGTCTGCGCCGTGACGACGGTGCCGCCGTTTCTGACCGCCTCCATAAACTGCACGGGCGTGACGGCCTCGGTGTCGGGGCAGCGCCGCGCCGAATTCAGGCTGGCGCCCGAAAAAACCGTCTGGGCCGGATCCTCGCCTGGAGGCGTGCCTCCAGAAGAACTGAACGAGCCGCAGGCGGACAGGCCGAGGGTGAGCAGGAGCAGCAGGGGATGACGTCTGGACATGGGCGCTCCTCTGTGGCCTATTCACGGCGGGGCGGCAGCAAGGCCGGGCCACGTCAGCGCTGCCCCGCAGCGCGTACAAAAGCGGGCGTAGGGCGAGGTGATGGGCGCTGTGCACTGCGGGCAGCTCTCCAGCAACCGTGTGCCGTCGTTAACGCAGTACCGCTCGCCGGAAATGGTGGGAACGGCCCGCAGGCAGCGTGGGCAAAGGCGGTAGGCCAGCGCAGAGCAGGGAGCAGACCCGTGATCGGCGGGCCCGTCGGCGTTATCGCTGCTGGTGTCCACGGTTGACCTCCGGTGAGGGGGGGCGGCGTCTTCTTCGGGAGCGCTCTCGCTGCTCCTCAGTGAATGCGCCGGATGGTCTGGCTCTTGCTGTCACAGACGAACAGCTGTTTGTTGAAATAGGCGAGGCCCACCGGTTTACCGAAGGTCGTGGCGTTCACGTTGCCATCAGTGGCTCCGGCCACACCGCACAGTCCTGCCGCCGTGCCCACGATGCCGTCCAGGGCAACGCTATAGATGCCGTGGTTGCCCACGTCGGCCACATAGACGGTGCCGTTTTCATCCACGGCAACTCCCGTCAGTCTTCCGAATCGGGCCTTCTGGGCCGGGCCATTCACGTTCTCCACCTCGCCCACCTTGCCTGCCAGGGTCAAGACCTCGCCCCTGGGCGTGACTTTGCGGACAGTGGCGGCATTCGGTCACGTACAGGTTCTCGGCGCGGTCCATCGCCAGGCCACGGGGAGAGGCAAAGCGGGCGGCGCCCAGTCTCCCGTCCATACTGCCCTGCTGCCCGGCCACGCCCGCGATGGTGGACACCGTATTTGCGAAGACGCGCCACAGGGTGAAGTTGGAAGTGTCCGCCACAAATCCCTCGCCCGTGCGGCGGTTGGCGACGATGCCGTCCGGGCGGTTGAATCCGGCGCTGGTGGCAGGACCGTCCGCCGCGCCACACTTGTACGCCTGTCCCACCACCGTGACGGCCTTGCGGCTCCCACTCACTGGGTAGGCGCTCGGCCTGCGGACCACGCCGGAAGCGTCTTCGGTCCAGTACGCGTAAGCCTCGTCGGCGTCGTAGCCCACTGCAATGCCCTGGGGCGAGAGCACCTTGGCCGTGCCCGGGCCGCCGTCCACACTGCCGCTCTCGCCCTTGCCGATGGCCGTGCCAACCGGATTGTCGGCGTGGCCCACCTGCGCGTAACGGATGTTCTCGGTCAGCCCGGCGATGTACAGCAGCACCTCACCGTTCTTGGCACCCACCGCCTGGGTTGCGGCCAGTCCCAGGGGATAATTGAAGGTGGCCTGACTGCCCTTGCCGTCCGCGCTGCCCCGTACCCCCGCCTGTCCGGCAAGGGTATCCACCGTGGTAAACGTCAGGGCGGTGGGCGGTTTGGGGTCAGTCCCGGGGCCTGGTGCGGAGCCGCTGGAGCAGGCGGCCGAGACCAGCAGGGTCAGGCTAAGGACGTTGAGCAGCAGTTTCATGGGGCCTCCTCGGAAGGATGAGGTGCGGCCGTGAACGCCGGCGGCTGAGCTTTTCCCGGAATACTGACCAGTGCCCCTCGTTGGGGGGTGCCCGGCGTTGCCCGCAGTCTTCTCCAGTCGCCCCCATCAGGCTGGAACTTCGACGGTGGCGGGTTGGGCGTGGCCGTCGTTGAATTAGGCGTGCAGCACTCCACTTCCGGTATTCCGGAGCCAATGCGGCCACCCGAGCGGGAAATACACGCAGTCGCCCGGCCCCAGCTCGAGTTCCAGCCATTCCCGCTCCGGTGTTTGCAGTCCGGCCCTTGCGCGGCCCTGCACGATCACCACCAGTTCGGGGGTATTGGTATGCAAATGCGGCGCTCGCCAGGAGTCCCGGGGAATCTCCACCTGGGCGACCGACACGCCCGCGAGCAGCGGCCAGGCGGCCTGGTTGCCTTTGCGGGCGCTCACGCCACTGGGGATGGTCACGGAAGAGAGTCCGGCCAGGCGCAACCTGTAGTTGTAGTCCGTGGCTGCGGCCCCCGCGACGGGCGGAGCGGGTGCGGTCCGGGCCAGTCCAGCACTCCGGCCCAGGGGGAGGCTGGACGGCGGCCCGGCGCATCAGTTCACGGCGTGACAGCGTGGAGGTGGGGTGACGCTCCGCAGTCAGGTGTGCCATACACGGCTCCTTCCATCTCACCCTTCACCGGGTGGCGGCCAGAGACCAGCGGAGAACGGGTGTGGCCCGCTCTGGGTGGGACGGGCTTAGCTCAGTCGATCCGGACGGGTTCGGGCACCAGCCGCCACAGCTGACAGGCCCCGTCCGCGTACGTTGAGCCGGGATTCAGGCCCAGGGTGGCCGTGCAGTGGTCGGCGTCCAGGTACTGCCCGTTGTACTTCAGTTGCAGCCGGTAGTACCCGTCTCCATTTGGAATGAACTTCCACAGCTGGCACGCCCCGCCCGCGTAGGTCGAGCCCGGGTTGAGGCCGATGGGCGCAGTGCAGTGATCGGCGTCCAGATACTGCTTGTTGTACTTGAGCTGCAGCCGGTAGTAGCCGCCGCTGCCAGGCACCAGCCGCCAGAGCTCGCAGGCGCCTCCCGCGAACGTCGAACCGGGATTCAGCGTGACGGGTGAGGCACAGTGGTTCGCGTCCAGGAACTGCCCGTCCGATTTGAGTTGCAGGCGGTAGTAGCGCGGGGACTGGGCCGCAGCACTGGAGACCAGCAGGGCCGCAGCGCAGTGCAGCATCACTTTTCCGAACATGGTTTTCCTCCTGTCCCTACGGGGCAACAACCGGCAGAGGCCAGGGACAGGTCCTCTCTGCGGGAATTGGGCGGGGGTGGGGAGGCCTTGAACCGGCGGCGGTGCGGGGCTCTCTGCCGGGAAAAGCAGGCAGGAGCCGCTCTCCTCCTGCCCACAGGGTGAACTGCCCCCAGTGATGCGGCGGTCAGGAAAAGGGGAGGATGTGCCGCTGACGGGGCGCAGGGAAAGGGGAGCGGCCATCAGAACAAGTTCGGAACGTTTGGGAGCATGGTCGTGCGGACGAAGCAGTGCTTGCCCAGGGCGCCCCGCCTCTGCTTTTGTACTTTAGGTTCTGCGCTTCAGGCGTCAACTTGGCGTTCCAGGAAGGTCTTCCAGTCCTCGGGAGGCACTTCTCCAACGTCCATCAGCTCACGGCGGGCCGAGTGGTAGAAACGGGTGAGGCTGCGGTGGTTGCCTGATGCCTGCAGGGTCAACGCCAGAGCCGTGAGGTCATAGGGATTGGCCTGGCACAGCCGCCGCCCGACCCGGGCCGCCGCCGTTGGCTGGTGGATAACCTTGGCATGGGCCTGGGCGCTGAGCGCCGTGTGGAGCGTCTCGGCGATCAGACCGTCGGAGCCCGCCGCCTCGTCCATGCGGTAGGGGCCGCGCGACAGGGCCGTCTCGCCGGTCAGCAGAAAATTTTCGGCATCGGAATCCACGTTTCCCAGCGCGTGCCCGCTGGCGGTGGTCTGGATGACGCCCGTTCCCAGCGCGACGCGGGTCTGATGCACCAGTTCCTTGAGGGCCGCCGCCTGGTCTTCACCGCCCTGCGGGTACAGCGTGGCCATCAGGTCCAGCCGGGACACTTCTGGACGGCCGCGCAGGCGGCCTCCGAGCAGGGCCGTCAGGAGTTCGCGGCGTTTGCACCCCCGAACGAGGTCGGTGGATCCCGGCAGGCCGAAGCGTAGCTCGCCCAGGACTTCCAGGCGCGGACGCAGCGTCTGGCCCGCCAAAGGGTCCGGGGCGGCCGCCACCTCCCTCAACTGCGGGAAGTAGCGGCGAGTCACCTGGGCCAGATTGGTGATCCCCGCCGCCTCGAACCACCGCAAGCGCTGGCCGGCACGTTCCACGTTGCCAGAGAGGCGATCGACTTCCAGACCGACCTCCTGCGCGGCGTCTTCGATGCCCTGCGCCCGCAGCGCCGCCTCAGTGGCCCCAAATGCCTCCAGGACCCCCTGCGGTTGACCGACTGCTTCCAGCGCAAACGCCAGGGCAAAACGGGCCATTCCGGCGGCTCCAGGGGCACCCAGCCGCAGCGCCAGCTTCAGGGCTTCCTCACCCAGCCGCTGGCCCTCGTCCGGGGTCGCGACCCCGGACTCGGCGATGGAGGCGCAGCTCAGGGCCCACGCCAGCTTGCTCGGGACAGCCGCCTGACAGGCATACGACAGGGCGGCACGGGCATGCTTGAGCGAAGAACAGGCCGCCGTGCGGCGGAGCCCAGTGCCGGTAGAGGACGCTCAGGCGGTACTCGCATTCGATCAGGTGCTCGGAGGGGCCCAGACGGGTCAGAAAATCGCGCGACTCCAGCAGCAGGTCCTCCGCCCGTCCGTACTGCGCCAAGTCAAGGTAGGTGTCGGCCAGCGCGACGTGAATGCGTGTGGCCTGAAGCAGTTGCCCGCATTCGAGGCGCAGGCGCAGGCTCTGTTCGAGATCGGTCAGCCGCGCCTGGATCTGCCCCTGTTCGCCCAGGGCCATCGCCTGGTTTTCCAGGTAGACCGCTTCCAGGTGGGGCAGGTGGGCCGCGCGCGCGTAAAAGTGCTCCGCTTCTCTGAACTCATTCCTGCCGTAGTGGGCAGTCCCCATCACATTGGTCAGGTCGCACCGGGTCGGCACGTCCAGACCTCGACGGTCCAGCGCGCTGCGTGCAGATCCGGCGGCCTGTTCGGACTGCCCGGAGCAAGCCGAGGCGAAAGCGACGGCGTACACCACCTGGGGCTCAGCCTGACTGTGCAACTCGGGATGGGACTGCCACAGGTCCAGCACGCCCCGGTGGTCCCGGGCCAGGCCCCGTAGCCGGATCAGTTGGGCAGCCCAGGCGGTCCCCACCTGTTCCCCAGACGCCAACTCGCGCAGACGGGCCTCGGCCTCGGTGAGTCGTCCCTGACCGGCCAGCAGTTCAGCGTAGAGGCCAACCACCTCAGCCTGCTGGGGGGCCAGCCGGTAAGCCCGCTCGGCCAAGCGCAGCGCCTCCGTCACGAAGTCCCTGCACCGCCTGGACCATCAGGTGCAACTGCTGGGCACCACTGGCATACTGCGCCGCGCGGCCCAGCAACCGGGCGTGTTGTGCGGCATTCCCGGCGCCCTTCGCGGCCCGGATCAGCAGTGCGGCGGCAGCGGGTGGGTCCAGCCGCGCCTCGTCGATCAGGGCGGCCATTTCCTGCGGAACGTGCTCTAGCGCGGCGATGGCCCGACGGGCCATCCCAGCCGTCCGCTCCGGGTCCAGCCCTTTGAGGGCCACCTCGCTGTACAGAGGATGGGTCAGCTGGCCCCGGAGCAGCACGGCCTGGCGCTCCAGTTCCTCCTGCGCCCCGGCCAGCGCCTCCGGGGACAGGTTTACCACAGCGGCAAGGAGGGTCTGATCGGCGGTGTGGGGCAGCGGCGCGTGGGCTCCCAGGGTGTCCCGGAGCGCTTCGGTTCCACTGACCTCCCGCAGCGCCCGCTCAATCAGTGCCTCTACGGTGACGGGCATCAGGTCGGCGGGCGGCGCACGCCAGCGCCACAGGGAGCCGTCATTCCACAGGTGTCCCTGGCGGGCCAACAGGCGGAAGTACTCCAGCGTCCAGTGCGGACTGTCGCTGGGCCCCAAAGCCGTCTGG from Deinococcus hopiensis KR-140 includes:
- a CDS encoding cupin domain-containing protein, with the translated sequence MTIPSGVSARKGNQAAWPLLAGVSVAQVEIPRDSWRAPHLHTNTPELVVIVQGRARAGLQTPEREWLELELGPGDCVYFPLGWPHWLRNTGSGVLHA
- a CDS encoding tetratricopeptide repeat protein; amino-acid sequence: MTEALRLAERAYRLAPQQAEVVGLYAELLAGQGRLTEAEARLRELASGEQVGTAWAAQLIRLRGLARDHRGVLDLWQSHPELHSQAEPQVVYAVAFASACSGQSEQAAGSARSALDRRGLDVPTRCDLTNVMGTAHYGRNEFREAEHFYARAAHLPHLEAVYLENQAMALGEQGQIQARLTDLEQSLRLRLECGQLLQATRIHVALADTYLDLAQYGRAEDLLLESRDFLTRLGPSEHLIECEYRLSVLYRHWAPPHGGLFFAQACPCRPVVCLSGGCPEQAGVGPELRLHRRVRGRDPGRGPAAG
- a CDS encoding RICIN domain-containing protein; protein product: MFGKVMLHCAAALLVSSAAAQSPRYYRLQLKSDGQFLDANHCASPVTLNPGSTFAGGACELWRLVPGSGGYYRLQLKYNKQYLDADHCTAPIGLNPGSTYAGGACQLWKFIPNGDGYYRLQLKYNGQYLDADHCTATLGLNPGSTYADGACQLWRLVPEPVRID
- a CDS encoding zinc ribbon domain-containing protein, which gives rise to MDTSSDNADGPADHGSAPCSALAYRLCPRCLRAVPTISGERYCVNDGTRLLESCPQCTAPITSPYARFCTRCGAALTWPGLAAAPP